GTGGTGGAAACCTGCTGCTGAAACAGATTCCCTGGAGAATTCAAAGTCCTGGAGAAGTCACCTTAGGCCACGTACAGACTGCCTGGCCCTTCCATCCCTTACCTTTCTTGTGCTTCTCTTTCAAGACGATCTTCACGGTAGTGCCACCTCCTCCCTTGGGTTTGAAGCTCCTGGGAATGAACTCCAGGGAAGAACTGAGAACAGTGGACGCGGTGGCTCCGGGTGGCTTCCTGCCCGTCGCTTCCCCCAAGCACTGGTCTTGCGAGTGCCTCTGTGAGCAGtcagagaaaagaaggggaCTCAGACCCAGGCAGTTGGGTTGTTCTCATTCCAAAGCATGCTGGGAAAAGCCATGCAGTGTCCTGCACACCTTCCATCGGGAGTGGAAGGTCCAGAGACCACAGAGATGAGTAATGACCCAGGAGCCATCTCGGTGCCTGCCACCACCTAAGGGGTGCTGAGCAGTTTGTGTCAATGCCCCACACTGATGTCCACCCTATGCTGCAAGTGGGTCACCTTCATTGGGGTAGAACCCTTCTCATCCCATGCTCGACCCAATGCCCTCAGGTGAGGTCCTGCATCACTAACACAGGCAGGGAAACGGGCTGGTCTTTTCTAGACGCCTGCTGGGAAACTGAGGACCAGCATCAGTGCAACCCAACCAGGATTAGAGAGGTAAGGACGGGTCGTATCCTGCCCTCTCACCTGGCTGGCACCAGTAGGGTTGGTGTGGGGCTGCCAGCCAGCAGGACTGAAATCCCGGGAACATCCCGGGCTTCCAAGAGCAAACTGCTGGGACAAGACATGCAGGACAAAGGGTGCCCTTGTGTCTATTTTGGAGGTTTTATAGATGGTGGAGATGTGACGCTGGCATTTCACCCAGCAGTATGGAAAagggcagggccaggagctgTAAGTGACCTAATCCCACAGACCTGGCATGGGCCGCCTGGCTCTGAAATGTCACCGTGAATCAACCCTCGGCAGCCAAGGAGTCACTTTTTCCTTGCTGGAGCTGCCGATAAAAACAGCCTGGGGAAAGCACGCTGGTGGCCAACTCCAGCGCTGGCTGCTCTGTGGGAGCTAGGACTGGGAGGCAGGACACCTTTGAGCCCAGGGTGGAGAGGAGACACCATCTTCTGAAGCAAAATCCCCCAAAGAGAGATTTGGGCCATCTGACTCTATGGGTAAGGGTCACATCTGGCTGTTGGTCACCTCTGAGTCTGCTCTGTCCATGTTCCTCAGCTTTTTTAACCTGCTGGCCAACCTCAGCCAGGTTGGCCAACAAGGAGGAGATGTGCCCAAAATTTCCTGTTCCCGCAGGTCTCTTGCTCTTCCAAAGACATCAGAGATGCTTCAGAGGAAGAGGACAAGAGTCTTTCCCTGGTGGTCTGAGGTCTCAGCCTATGCTGCTAGCCCTCACCTAAAGTCAACTCCCACACACAATTCATCTGCAAACCAGGTGTCTGTGGTTCTGCTATCCAAGGAACTGCCTGCCCTCCTAGAGCTGCTGTGGGTCATTGCTTTGTAGAAGACTATGGCCAAGGGCAAATGGCTTTCTTTGAGCTGTTTAagggggctgtgctggaggcaataatctgagttttaaaatgcaaacgTCACGTACAACACCTCTGTTTAACTGCAGGGGTTCCTCTTCCGTGGACTTCTCATATGAGCcatctgcaaggaaaaaacattGTCCTGTGAAATGCTGCAGGGCTTGAATGAGGGTTTGCTCTCTGGGGGCCAGCTGACTAAAAGCAGCTCTCTTCAGGGTGCTGGCCCACCTGCGAGGCctggagaaagaagagcttCGAATATGCAAGTCACATCACCCAAAGCAAATGGGAGCCGTACCCCAAAACCCCTTTTATCTCCACTGACTATTAACAAGAGCTCATCTCCAAGAAAGACACGGCTTTGCAGACTTCTGAAGTTAGGTGGCATGAAAACACCCCAGAGTAGAGTATGAGATGATGGGGATGATCtggcattaaaaacaaacccaaagacATTTCTCACCGAGTCAATGACATGCCCCAACTGCACCAAAGAAAACTGGGAGAGAGGAGCACAAATTGCAGAAGGGGAGAGTTTGGAGGAGGCACCTGGAGGAGGTCATTATGTGGCCATGGCCAGGAGACCGCCATGGCCTTCCAgcttcataaatatttctcttattaAAGAGTCATTTTATGCTGTGACTTCATTGTCAGCAAGGTGTGAACCTGCCCATTTGCTCTTGAGTCTGTCTCATCTGGAGTCATGGAGTTTGATTCTCTCCTCACCCTCCCCGGGGTGAGCCAggggaaacagcagcaaattcaAGAGTTTCTCCCCCATGGAGAGCTGTGGGAGTGAAACTCAGTGACGCTGTACTAGGGTGGAAGCTGGGGGTTTCCCTGACTGTCCTGGAAACTTCCCTGGAGCAACAGCAGCATGCACCATCTTTACGTGGTCCATACAACCGTCTCCATCATGGTGGGTGAGTGGTCTGGGGAACTTTGCCCTCCATGCAGGTCACATCTCTTGCACAATGCACCAGTGGCAGAGCAAAGAGCTCAGCCCTAGCCAGCgtatgggctgcagggaggcaggacaCAACTAGGTGTGGGAGGGGAaccatgcaagaaaaaaacctgagccCTCATCTTTTGTTTCCTGGTGCAACCAAGACACAGCAAGTGGGCTGATTTACAGCACAGGCTTCCAAAATCCAGCTGAAATGGCTTGAAATGGCTCCTGCCAGCTGGTGGCAACCAGCTGGGGTCTCCCAGCCCTCGCtcaggagcagctcctgggcCCCTCATTACCTTTGCAGACCTGGCAGCAGGAATCCGGCACGGTTAGGGGAGAGGAGCACAACAGCTCCGGGCAGGTCACCAAGCCGCAGTAAATCTGGCCTTCCtaggagggcaggaggaaaaaaaagcattgccagcGTTATAAAGATCCGGACAGGGCTGTATGTCCCCCGTGTTGGGGTGCCAGCGCTTCAAATTGCAGATCTAGCATAAATCAAAAGCCCCCCACTAGTCCATCCTCAGACATCACCAATCATCTAGCAACCGATGAAAGCTAAAAATCTGCCCCTGCCGCGCTCTCCATCCTGCAGGGTATAGCATGGTGGATGGCGTCCTCTCCCAGCATGGCTGGTTCACTGATTGCCAGTCCACATGCTCACGAGTGGAGTGGTCTTCCCCAAAAAGGGGGAGGCAGTGCCTTCCTCTCAGGCGTCGTTAGTGCTACCAGATCTGAAATAGCCACCACACACCTGTAAACTCTGCATAACACCCACCAGTTCGAAGTGGCACAAGAACCTCTTCTCTAACATCTCCCAGGACAAGGACCTGGAAGAGACAGGTGGAAAGGGGTAGCGTGATGCTGAACCCAGACGCAGGTCCACgccacagctctgccctccctctgTCTTGGGTTATTCGATAACACCAGAGCCAAGCACACAAAGATGCTGGGTCGAGAGCTGTGGGTGGATGTTCAGGTGTAGACCTTCTTCCACTGGCTCGGTGGTTAGTTTGGAAAACATCATTGTTGTAGTGATGCAAGCTGAAAACCACCACTCAAGGCCAGTCTTGACCTTAGTGCATCCCAGTCCCGCTTCAGTCAATGGATTTGCACCTATTTGCTGCAGGGCTAAgtttttgctgctgtgcagaagggTAAAAAAGGATGttcagcagcccagcagcagccagaccTCAACAGCAAGgtcctcttctccctgcagcaATTTTCTCTGGGGTATCCCCAAGCTCTCAGTCAACTGAAACCAAGAGGTTAACCAAGGATATCCTTAGGAAACCAAACCACAGCAGCTTCTTCTACCATCAGGAAGCCAAGCCGCTGTGCAGGGGatgtgaagaggaggaagaaagtttGGAAAATGAGAGGATCTGGTGGAGGTCGCTGCAAACCAAACCCTGCTCTCCGCTTCAGGGACCTCCACGGGGTCCAGACCTGCATGGAGCGGGATTTGGCCACACaacctcttccttctttctccttctgaaagGCAGCTCACGGCAAAGACCTGCCTCGGGCGGGAAAGAGCAAACGTCATAAAAAGCAGGATTTATCCCAGAGGCTCTGGTCTCAGGGCAGTTTTCAAAGAGGTTTAGACCAGCTGTTCACGCAGCTGTTCTAGCAGCTGACAACATCAGACACAGCCCGGCGAGACCCCGCCGCTGCAAGGCTCCACAGccatccttttattttccccttcgTATCCAAGGCATTATCCTGCCGAATAAACAGAGCCTGAGCGAAAGCCAGTGCCTCCGAGAGGCAGTCGGAGCAACACAGGCTCCTGGGGATGGTGGCGGATGGGGTGGGAAAGCAGGGACAGGTGGGCACGTACAGTCGGATTTGAGGGCTCCTTCCCGGCGTCCGTAAGAGAGCAACCAGCCTCAAAAGCTGTGTAATTTCTACGTCTAAGCTATTCCTCTTGCCACCTAGCTCCAAGCCACCTAGCTCCGAGGCGTGCACAAGCACCAAAGGCTCAGACCAGCTATCCTGGTGTCATGGATACTTTACATCAGCGGATTGTAACCACTGTGTGCGTGCTCTTAGCATGAGAGAGGGAGGTAGTTTGGCCTCTCTcacccctttttctttcctggccAAGCTTACTCCAATTATTTGCTGCAAGCAAAGCACAGACCAGTGGAGCCTGGTCCCATCCAAGGGCTCTGTATGATGGGTGGTGAAAGCCACGTCTGCAACCCTCTTCTTTTTTATGGCAGAGGTTGGAGCCAGTATGAGAAGTTCCCCACAGCGTCCAAGTCCAGCATCAGCACTTTCAATCCCCCTTCCTCGATCCCTCTCAAGGAGGAGGAGCTGCTCCATTTATCTCCCAACACTCAGCTCCTGGCACACACGGCCTCACGCTCCGCACACCTTCCCCATCGCTGCTGGCCAGGCTGCCTCGCGCCTCCCGAGCAAAGCGTCAGGACTcggttttgactttttttttttgcaggatcCCAGCCTGTGGGAGAGTGCTGGGCAGAGCGGAGCCAAGCCCTGTCTCAGGGCATTGCTGGGGGCTCACGGAGAAGGAACATCCCTCTGGTGCTGGCAATGGGCGGTGGATGGGCAGTCCATCATGGGGATGCACGCTGAGGACCACACAGCATCCTGGCCGCCATCGCAGCCCTCAGGTAGGGCAATCAGGACCATGAAGGAAGACGGGCATGCAACAGTCCTGCAAAGGTCATTGCAACTCCGTGTGAAAGGCAGATGCTTcttgcaaatgctttttgtaGACAGCCTGGAAAGCACATGCACAGCCCTTCTCCagggcacagctctgcacacaATGGCCCAGAGGGCTGGTGAACACACTGCAGGAGTTTCCAGATGAGACCAGCTCCTGGTGCTCAAGCACTTCTCAGCCCTCGGTTCAGCTTCCACTTAAATCCAAGCAAGGGGGATGAAGATCACTAGGTGCCTGCCCATTGCCATCTCTCACTGCTAGGCTCCACTGCCCCTGTCTCTCTGCTGTCATCTCTTGGCTGCGTCAGGGGGTGAGCTCCAGCCatgcagggcaggagctggctgctgaAGGCACCGTAACACCCAGGCACCCAGCAGCGGTTGGGAGCCACCAAATCCTTTCTGGATCTCAGCTCAATCTCACCAGCTCAACACCGGGCTCAACATCCCAAGAACTTCTGAAGCCCAAGAGCTGGCACCTCACGTCCATGTTGCCTTGTAGGCACGCTGAGCTCCCCCAGGTTCCCCTGGCTACAAACCCCATCTGCTTTGCAGCAAGCACATACGAAGAAAGGCTCCCAGTTGTCCTCTCTGCTGGCCATCTGCCATGCGATGCCTCAGTGGGGCAGGTGGGATAGCTGGATGCTGTGGGGACAGCCCCAGAGCACTGGTCCTTGCAGCAGGCAAACGCACCCATCGGTGTGTTCAATGGGGACAGGGCtgtccccctgcccaccccaagGAGCCCCAGCGGGATCCACCCAGAACTGGCCCGTGGGATCTCCAGTGAATAACCCACCCTTGGAGCAGCTCGTTCACGCTGCTCCCACTGCGGAGGAGATGCAGGCAAGTGCTTTGTGCTTCGACCCCAGGGCCCAGCGGACATTTGCAGCACTCCCTGCTCTGGGTTGAGGCCAGACAACGCACCCAGGCAGAGGGGGAAGCACCCAGCTCTGTGGTGGTCCTTAGTCACTGGGCAGGGAGGACCCAGAACCATTTCAGAGGAAGCTCAATCTCCTGCACTGATAACCTGATGCTGATGATAAACCATCCCATCATGGGCTGGTACCACCCAATGGTCCTCATGAGGTTTTTGACCTGGTGGGACACTGTTGGGGTGCAGGAGCAGACCCCGAGCCCTCCCCGCCTCCCACGGGCTCGCAGGTAGCTTACGGAGCAGCTGCACTGCACACACTGGTTTGGCTGGCGGCTGGGAAAGAGCTCGCTGGTGGTGAACATCTCGCCTTGCTGGTACGTCGTCCCATTGTACTGGCAGGACTTGACGGGTGCCCGGAGGCCAGAAGGGGAATGTggctctggaaaagaaaatgagaaagcagcagggtGAGAGCCAGCCCCTACCCGGCTCCCATGTAGCGTGGGTGCTCAGCATATTCCCCATCAGCCCGACTCGAAAGGACGAGAAGCCCTTTACACACCACAATTATCATGAAGAAGTGGCCAGGGCATCGCATGACCCATGGGGATTTATGTGCCCAAAAGCTTTTGGAGAATGGGGCTGCCCTGACCGCGCTGAGCTCAGCACAGAGGTAAAACCTGGAAGTCTGACCTCCCGTGGTCTTGTCCCCCACCATGCCAGAGTGGTGGCAAAGCTAGTCAAAAACCACTGGTGATctgagaaattagaaaaaaaaaaattggaccCCCCctcctatttttaatttttagctaATTACCCATGGGAGAAGCCCTTCTTATCTGACTCCATCTGATGTTGAAGGTCATTACatgcaggggagggaaaaattcaagaattttgtcaaaaatcttcaaattttttttttttttcctggatccAACACATTTTTCTGGCAAATGATCTGAATAAAGTGCCAGCTTCTGCTTTGCCGCTGAGCTGTGAGCTGACATTTTGTCCCTACAAGGCTCTTGGGATGGGAGGGGAGTTGGAGAAAGTGGTCTGGTAGAGAGCTCTTTTCcatcaaaatgacatttttggggggaagaagCAACAAGAGCAGCCCAAGCTGCCATTGCTGCCGTTGACTCCATGAGCAGGGCCAGACCCAGCATCGCTGTGCTGCCCCAGGCGTGAGCATTCAAGTGACTGCAGTTGAGGTACGTCCTGCAGGACCACGGCCACCTCGTCACCCCCTCCCCGCGGGATGTCCACCTACCGAGACACCGCGGGCAGCACTGCTGGGGGTCCGTGACGGGGCTGGCACACTGCACAGCCGGGCACTGGATCCGGTAGCACCTGATGTTGGCATTctggggagagacagagagaaagatggTTCATTCAGTTACACGTTCACCCCTGCACGAGGAGGAAGATGTTGGATGATGGCCACATTATCACGACAGATTGTGCTGGTGTAGCTCACCCAGCCAAGGACATCTCCATCCCCGGCTCAATGGTCTCATCTCTCATCATCAAAGACCACCCATGGTCCCACAGCAGCCCTGAGCCATCTCCACCTACAGCCCACCAACGCTACTGAGACAGCTCCCTCACAAGGTCAACCCAACACCCCCAGGGGAATGGGGGgctttttcaaaaggaaagagattaaTCCAACGTCCCTATGGGACTGGAAAGGGCTTCTCTGGTCAAATTAGACACCACAACTGATCTGCTTAAAAGCTGCCAAAGCAATGCCCCAACGCAGCAGCATCCCCACCACCTCCCGCGGCACCTCACGGGGGACGTGCCTCGGAGCAGCTGCAGCGGATGCAGTACATCAGCCCCTGCGGCTCCAGGTAGGGGTGCCAGCTCTCGCCCGGGCTGTACTTCTTGCCGTTGAAGTCGCAGAACATATCCGGCCCTGAAAGTCAACCAGGAGAAGTTACGTGAGAGAAAGGGATGGTCCTCGGGAGAGCTCTCCTCCCTCCATGATGAGAAGAGCAAGGACAGCTCTGTGCCTTCATGCTGTTTCCCGTGAGTAGCTGATGGCCACATCCCATCCACCAAACCTCAGATGGAATA
Above is a genomic segment from Gymnogyps californianus isolate 813 chromosome 1, ASM1813914v2, whole genome shotgun sequence containing:
- the CHRDL2 gene encoding chordin-like protein 2 yields the protein MLPGAGPLAFLLRCLLLLFASESRARARPDMFCDFNGKKYSPGESWHPYLEPQGLMYCIRCSCSENANIRCYRIQCPAVQCASPVTDPQQCCPRCLEPHSPSGLRAPVKSCQYNGTTYQQGEMFTTSELFPSRQPNQCVQCSCSEGQIYCGLVTCPELLCSSPLTVPDSCCQVCKDGSYEKSTEEEPLQLNRGVRHSQDQCLGEATGRKPPGATASTVLSSSLEFIPRSFKPKGGGGTTVKIVLKEKHKKACVYNGKTYSHGEVWHPVFRLYGLLPCILCTCRDGVQDCQKITCPKEYPCDYPEKVDGKCCKICPETRVKPTDEIVTARCGKNPNRVLVYMFVPPSSETSKEILRTIAIEKEAAEEVEIYNWKLIKGIFHLIQTKKISKQEFKQEAQNFRLITRTNEGHWNIFRAQTSELRMTESPEKETKNL